Proteins co-encoded in one Streptococcus pyogenes genomic window:
- a CDS encoding ABC transporter ATP-binding protein translates to MIKTDHHLLKRVLQDLLKKPLPVCILVIASFVQVGLSVYLPVLIGKAVDMSLSVNSWQTLKWLLGQMLVIIVVNTLIQWVMPLVYSRLLYQYSQQLKDKLLEKIHRLPFAYLDRQTIGDLVSRVITDTEQLINGLQMVFNQFILGLLTILCTIIAMAQIDWLMLILVLVLTPSSLFLARFIAQKSFHYAQAQTKSRGNLAQFTEEILRQEGLVQLFNAQEQSICDYHVLNKTYCEASQKAIFYASTVNPATRFINSVIYALLAGLGAVRIMAGLFSVGQLTTFLNVVVQYTKPFNDISSVLAEIQSSLACAQRLYDLLDIEIKEQEHFLTFKASAVKGQIDFEEVSFSYQKDRPLLKDINFSVPAGSKVAIVGPTGAGKSTLINLLMRFYELDAGSIKLDKVPIKCYAKEELRSITGIVLQETWLKDATVHELIAYGSEEASRDEVVAAAKAAHAHFFIMQLPKTYDTYLSASDDALSQGQLQLLAIARMFLKKPKVLVLDEATSSIDIRTEAVIQEALKELMRGRTSFIIAHRLSTIQSADLILVMDQGRLVEWGTHASLMSKNGCYARLQKIE, encoded by the coding sequence ATGATTAAAACAGATCATCACCTCCTAAAGCGAGTGCTTCAGGATTTGTTAAAAAAACCTCTACCTGTTTGTATTCTCGTGATCGCTAGTTTTGTACAAGTTGGTTTAAGTGTTTACTTGCCTGTTCTTATCGGTAAAGCCGTTGATATGAGTTTGTCAGTCAATTCTTGGCAAACTTTAAAATGGCTGTTGGGGCAAATGTTAGTTATTATTGTGGTCAACACATTGATTCAATGGGTGATGCCTCTTGTCTATAGTCGTTTGCTATATCAATATAGCCAGCAATTGAAAGATAAGCTTTTGGAAAAAATTCATCGTCTTCCTTTTGCATATCTAGATCGTCAAACCATTGGAGATTTGGTTAGTCGAGTGATAACCGACACTGAGCAACTGATCAATGGTCTACAAATGGTTTTTAACCAGTTTATACTTGGACTATTGACGATTCTGTGTACCATTATAGCTATGGCACAGATTGACTGGCTCATGTTAATCTTGGTTTTGGTGTTAACACCAAGCTCCCTCTTTTTAGCTCGTTTTATTGCTCAAAAGAGTTTTCATTATGCACAAGCACAGACCAAAAGCAGAGGAAATTTAGCTCAGTTTACTGAAGAAATCCTTCGTCAAGAAGGTTTGGTTCAACTGTTTAATGCTCAAGAGCAGTCTATCTGTGATTATCATGTTTTAAATAAAACCTATTGCGAGGCTTCACAAAAAGCCATTTTTTACGCCTCAACAGTCAATCCAGCCACTCGCTTTATTAATAGTGTCATTTATGCTTTACTGGCAGGTTTAGGGGCTGTTCGTATCATGGCTGGACTTTTTTCAGTAGGTCAGCTAACCACTTTTTTAAATGTTGTTGTCCAATATACCAAACCTTTCAACGATATTTCATCTGTCTTGGCAGAGATACAGAGTTCTTTAGCTTGTGCGCAAAGGCTTTATGACCTTTTAGATATTGAAATAAAAGAGCAAGAGCACTTTCTAACATTTAAGGCATCAGCGGTTAAGGGGCAAATTGACTTTGAAGAAGTAAGTTTTTCTTATCAAAAAGACAGGCCCTTACTGAAAGATATTAATTTTTCTGTTCCTGCGGGTTCCAAGGTAGCGATTGTAGGGCCTACAGGTGCAGGTAAATCAACTTTAATCAATTTACTCATGCGCTTTTATGAACTTGATGCTGGTAGCATCAAGTTAGATAAAGTTCCTATTAAGTGTTATGCTAAGGAAGAACTTAGGTCCATTACTGGCATAGTATTGCAAGAAACCTGGTTGAAAGATGCGACTGTTCATGAGTTGATTGCTTACGGCAGTGAAGAGGCTAGCCGTGATGAAGTAGTGGCAGCAGCCAAAGCAGCTCATGCACACTTCTTTATTATGCAACTTCCTAAGACTTATGATACTTACTTAAGTGCTTCTGATGATGCTTTGTCCCAAGGGCAGCTCCAGTTATTAGCTATTGCCAGAATGTTTTTGAAAAAACCAAAAGTCTTGGTTCTAGATGAAGCCACCTCCTCTATTGATATTAGAACAGAAGCTGTTATTCAAGAGGCACTAAAAGAACTCATGAGAGGAAGGACCAGCTTTATCATTGCCCATCGTTTATCAACGATTCAATCAGCTGATTTGATTCTTGTTATGGATCAAGGTCGATTGGTTGAGTGGGGAACACATGCCAGCTTAATGTCAAAAAACGGCTGTTATGCTAGATTACAAAAGATAGAATAA
- the nox gene encoding H2O-forming NADH oxidase, with protein sequence MSKIVVVGANHAGTACIKTMLTNYGDANEIVVFDQNSNISFLGCGMALWIGEQIAGPEGLFYSDKEELESLGAKVYMESPVQSIDYDAKTVTALVDGKNHVETYDKLIFATGSQPILPPIKGAEIKEGSLEFEATLENLQFVKLYQNSADVIAKLENKDIKRVAVVGAGYIGVELAEAFQRKGKEVVLIDVVDTCLAGYYDRDLTDLMAKNMEEHGIQLAFGETVKEVAGNGKVEKIITDKNEYDVDMVILAVGFRPNTTLGNGKIDLFRNGAFLVNKRQETSIPGVYAIGDCATIYDNATRDTNYIALASNAVRTGIVAAHNACGTDLEGIGVQGSNGISIYGLHMVSTGLTLEKAKRLGFDAAVTEYTDNQKPEFIEHGNFPVTIKIVYDKDSRRILGAQMAAREDVSMGIHMFSLAIQEGVTIEKLALTDIFFLPHFNKPYNYITMAALGAKD encoded by the coding sequence ATGAGTAAAATCGTTGTTGTTGGTGCAAACCATGCTGGTACGGCCTGTATCAAGACTATGTTAACAAACTACGGTGATGCTAATGAGATTGTTGTATTTGACCAAAACTCAAATATTTCATTTTTAGGCTGTGGTATGGCACTTTGGATTGGTGAGCAAATTGCTGGACCAGAAGGACTTTTCTATTCAGATAAAGAAGAATTAGAGTCTTTAGGGGCTAAAGTTTACATGGAATCACCTGTTCAATCAATCGACTACGATGCCAAAACAGTGACAGCGCTTGTTGATGGTAAAAACCACGTGGAAACTTACGACAAGTTGATTTTTGCAACTGGCTCACAACCTATCTTACCACCGATTAAAGGTGCCGAAATCAAAGAAGGATCACTTGAATTTGAAGCAACTCTTGAAAATCTTCAATTTGTGAAGTTATACCAAAACTCAGCTGATGTGATTGCAAAGCTTGAAAACAAAGACATTAAACGTGTAGCCGTAGTTGGTGCTGGTTACATTGGTGTTGAGTTAGCTGAAGCTTTCCAACGCAAAGGCAAAGAAGTGGTTCTGATTGATGTCGTGGACACTTGCTTGGCAGGTTATTACGACCGTGATTTGACTGACTTAATGGCTAAAAACATGGAAGAACATGGTATTCAACTAGCCTTTGGTGAAACAGTTAAAGAAGTAGCTGGTAATGGTAAGGTTGAAAAGATCATTACTGACAAAAATGAGTACGATGTGGATATGGTTATCCTCGCCGTTGGTTTCCGTCCAAACACAACTCTTGGAAATGGTAAGATTGATCTTTTCCGTAATGGTGCTTTCCTTGTCAATAAACGCCAAGAAACTTCTATTCCAGGTGTTTATGCTATCGGTGACTGTGCAACTATCTACGATAATGCTACTCGCGATACAAACTACATTGCTTTAGCTTCAAATGCCGTCCGTACAGGAATTGTAGCAGCACATAACGCTTGTGGTACAGACCTTGAAGGTATTGGCGTTCAAGGCTCAAACGGTATTTCCATTTACGGATTGCACATGGTTTCAACTGGTTTGACACTTGAAAAAGCAAAACGTCTTGGTTTTGATGCTGCAGTGACTGAGTATACTGATAACCAAAAACCTGAATTTATCGAACACGGTAACTTCCCAGTAACCATTAAGATTGTTTACGATAAAGACTCACGTCGTATCTTGGGTGCTCAAATGGCAGCCCGTGAAGATGTGTCAATGGGAATTCACATGTTCTCACTTGCTATCCAAGAAGGCGTAACCATTGAAAAGTTGGCATTAACTGATATTTTCTTCTTACCACATTTCAACAAACCTTACAACTACATCACAATGGCAGCACTTGGTGCCAAAGACTAG
- a CDS encoding L-lactate dehydrogenase: MTATKQHKKVILVGDGAVGSSYAFALVTQNIAQELGIIDIFKEKTQGDAEDLSHALAFTSPKKIYAADYSDCHDADLVVLTAGAPQKPGETRLDLVEKNLRINKEVVTQIVASGFKGIFLVAANPVDVLTYSTWKFSGFPKERVIGSGTSLDSARFRQALAAKIGVDARSVHAYIMGEHGDSEFAVWSHANVAGVGLYDWLQANRDIDEQGLVDLFISVRDAAYSIINKKGATFYGIAVALARITKAILDDENAVLPLSVFQEGQYEGVEDCYIGQPAIVGAYGIVRPVNIPLNDAELQKMQASANQLKAIIDEAFAKEEFASAAKN, encoded by the coding sequence ATGACTGCAACTAAACAACACAAAAAAGTAATCTTGGTCGGTGATGGTGCCGTCGGTTCATCATACGCTTTTGCATTGGTAACACAAAATATTGCTCAAGAACTTGGTATTATTGATATTTTTAAAGAAAAAACTCAAGGAGATGCAGAAGATTTAAGCCACGCTCTAGCTTTTACATCACCTAAAAAAATCTATGCAGCTGACTACTCAGACTGTCATGATGCTGATCTTGTTGTCTTAACAGCTGGTGCTCCTCAAAAACCAGGTGAAACACGCCTTGACCTTGTTGAAAAAAACCTTCGTATCAATAAAGAGGTTGTTACACAAATCGTTGCATCTGGTTTCAAAGGAATCTTTCTTGTTGCTGCTAACCCAGTTGACGTTTTGACTTACTCAACATGGAAATTCTCAGGTTTCCCTAAAGAGCGTGTCATTGGTTCAGGTACATCTCTAGATTCAGCCCGTTTCCGTCAAGCTCTGGCTGCTAAAATCGGTGTTGATGCGCGTTCGGTTCACGCTTACATCATGGGAGAACACGGTGACTCTGAATTTGCTGTTTGGTCACACGCTAACGTTGCTGGTGTAGGTCTTTACGACTGGCTCCAAGCTAATCGTGACATTGATGAGCAAGGCCTAGTTGATCTTTTCATTTCTGTACGTGATGCTGCTTACTCAATCATCAATAAAAAAGGTGCTACTTTCTACGGTATTGCAGTTGCCCTAGCTCGTATTACAAAAGCTATTCTTGATGATGAAAATGCTGTTCTTCCGCTTTCTGTTTTCCAAGAAGGTCAATACGAAGGTGTTGAAGATTGCTATATTGGTCAACCAGCTATCGTTGGAGCGTATGGAATTGTTCGTCCAGTAAACATTCCACTTAACGATGCTGAATTACAAAAAATGCAAGCCTCTGCAAATCAATTGAAAGCTATCATTGATGAAGCCTTTGCTAAGGAAGAATTTGCTTCTGCTGCTAAAAACTAA
- the gyrA gene encoding DNA gyrase subunit A, whose translation MQDRNLIDVNLTSEMKTSFIDYAMSVIVARALPDVRDGLKPVHRRILYGMNELGVTPDKPHKKSARITGDVMGKYHPHGDSSIYEAMVRMAQWWSYRHMLVDGHGNFGSMDGDGAAAQRYTEARMSKIALELLRDINKNTVNFQDNYDGSEREPVVLPARFPNLLVNGATGIAVGMATNIPPHNLAESIDAVKMVMEHPDCTTRELMEVIPGPDFPTGALVMGRSGIHRAYDTGKGSIVLRSRTEIETTQTGRERIVVTEFPYGVNKTKVHEHIVRLAQEKRLEGITAVRDESSREGVRFVIEIRREASATVILNNLFKLTSLQTNFSFNMLAIENGVPKILSLRQIIDNYISHQKEVIIRRTRFDKDKAEARAHILEGLLIALDHLDEVIAIIRNSETDVIAQTELMSRFDLSERQSQAILDMRLRRLTGLERDKIQSEYDDLLALIADLSDILAKPERIITIIKEEMDEIKRKYANPRRTELMVGEVLSLEDEDLIEEEDVLITLSNKGYIKRLAQDEFRAQKRGGRGVQGTGVNNDDFVRELISTSTHDTLLFFTNFGRVYRLKAYEIPEYGRTAKGLPIVNLLKLEDGETIQTIINARKEETAGKSFFFTTKQGIVKRTEVSEFNNIRQNGLRALKLKEGDQLINVLLTSGQDDIIIGTHSGYSVRFNEASIRNMGRSATGVRGVKLREDDRVVGASRIQDNQEVLVITENGFGKRTSATDYPTKGRGGKGIKTANITPKNGQLAGLVTVDGTEDIMVITNKGVIIRTNVANISQTGRATLGVKIMKLDADAKIVTFTLVQPEDSSIAEINTDRENSISKNKDN comes from the coding sequence ATGCAAGATCGAAATTTAATTGACGTCAATCTGACAAGTGAAATGAAAACGAGTTTCATTGACTATGCCATGAGTGTCATTGTGGCAAGAGCTTTGCCAGATGTGCGTGATGGTCTGAAACCTGTGCATCGTCGTATTCTCTATGGGATGAATGAACTCGGTGTGACACCTGATAAACCGCATAAAAAATCTGCTCGTATTACGGGTGATGTCATGGGTAAATATCACCCGCATGGGGATTCTTCTATTTATGAAGCTATGGTTCGTATGGCTCAGTGGTGGAGTTATCGCCATATGCTTGTTGATGGGCATGGCAATTTTGGTTCTATGGATGGTGATGGTGCTGCCGCTCAACGTTATACTGAAGCGCGCATGAGTAAAATTGCGCTTGAATTATTAAGGGATATCAATAAAAATACCGTTAATTTTCAAGATAACTACGATGGAAGCGAAAGAGAACCAGTAGTATTACCAGCTCGCTTTCCTAATTTATTAGTCAATGGAGCGACAGGGATTGCCGTTGGGATGGCAACTAACATTCCGCCTCATAATTTGGCAGAGTCTATTGATGCTGTCAAGATGGTAATGGAACATCCAGACTGTACAACAAGAGAGTTGATGGAAGTGATCCCTGGACCTGACTTTCCGACTGGTGCCCTTGTTATGGGGCGCTCAGGTATTCATAGGGCTTATGATACTGGTAAAGGTTCTATCGTTTTACGCTCTCGAACAGAAATTGAAACAACTCAAACAGGTCGGGAACGTATTGTGGTTACTGAATTTCCCTATGGCGTCAATAAAACGAAAGTGCATGAACACATTGTTCGTTTAGCACAAGAAAAAAGACTAGAAGGTATTACAGCAGTTCGTGACGAATCTAGCCGTGAAGGAGTGCGTTTTGTTATCGAGATTCGTCGAGAGGCATCCGCGACAGTTATCTTAAATAACCTCTTTAAATTAACAAGTCTTCAGACGAATTTCAGTTTTAATATGTTGGCTATTGAAAATGGTGTGCCTAAAATATTGTCACTCAGACAAATCATTGATAATTACATTAGTCATCAAAAAGAAGTTATTATACGTCGCACCCGATTTGATAAAGATAAAGCTGAAGCCAGAGCTCATATTTTAGAAGGCTTACTGATTGCCCTTGATCATTTAGACGAAGTGATTGCTATTATTCGTAACAGCGAGACAGATGTCATTGCTCAGACAGAATTGATGTCACGTTTCGACTTGTCTGAACGCCAAAGCCAAGCTATTTTGGATATGCGTTTGCGTCGTTTGACTGGTTTGGAACGTGATAAGATTCAATCAGAATATGATGATTTGTTGGCCTTGATTGCTGACTTATCTGATATTTTAGCCAAACCAGAACGTATTATCACTATCATCAAAGAAGAAATGGATGAGATCAAGCGTAAATACGCTAACCCGCGCCGTACAGAATTAATGGTCGGTGAAGTCCTTTCTCTAGAAGATGAAGATCTAATTGAAGAAGAAGATGTTTTGATTACCTTGTCAAATAAAGGTTATATCAAGCGTCTTGCTCAAGATGAATTTCGTGCCCAGAAGCGTGGTGGACGTGGCGTCCAAGGAACTGGAGTCAACAATGACGACTTTGTACGTGAATTGATATCAACAAGTACCCATGATACTTTGCTCTTCTTTACGAATTTTGGGCGTGTCTATCGGTTGAAAGCTTACGAAATTCCAGAATATGGTCGTACAGCAAAAGGTCTTCCAATTGTTAATCTATTGAAATTAGAAGATGGTGAAACCATTCAAACTATTATCAACGCACGTAAGGAAGAAACAGCAGGTAAATCCTTCTTCTTTACAACGAAACAAGGCATTGTCAAACGTACAGAAGTTTCAGAATTTAATAATATCCGTCAAAACGGTCTCCGTGCTCTTAAGTTGAAAGAGGGAGATCAGCTGATTAACGTCCTTTTGACAAGCGGTCAGGATGACATTATCATTGGAACTCATTCCGGATATTCTGTTCGTTTTAATGAAGCAAGCATCCGCAACATGGGCCGATCAGCTACGGGTGTTCGCGGGGTTAAGCTTCGTGAAGATGATCGCGTTGTTGGCGCGTCACGTATTCAAGATAACCAAGAAGTTCTTGTAATTACCGAAAATGGCTTTGGTAAGAGAACAAGTGCTACAGACTATCCTACAAAAGGTAGGGGGGGAAAAGGAATAAAAACAGCTAATATTACCCCTAAAAATGGTCAATTGGCTGGATTGGTTACCGTAGATGGTACAGAAGATATCATGGTGATTACAAATAAAGGTGTCATTATTCGCACAAATGTTGCAAATATTTCGCAAACAGGTCGTGCTACTTTGGGTGTTAAAATTATGAAACTAGATGCTGATGCTAAGATTGTAACATTTACCTTGGTTCAGCCTGAAGACAGTAGTATCGCTGAAATCAATACTGATCGTGAAAATAGTATTTCAAAAAATAAAGATAATTAA
- a CDS encoding class A sortase, which translates to MVKKQKRRKIKSMSWARKLLIAVLLILGLALLFNKPIRNTLIARNSNKYQVTKVSKKQIKKNKEAKSTFDFQAVEPVSTESVLQAQMAAQQLPVIGGIAIPELGINLPIFKGLGNTELIYGAGTMKEEQVMGGENNYSLASHHIFGITGSSQMLFSPLERAQNGMSIYLTDKEKIYEYIIKDVFTVAPERVDVIDDTAGLKEVTLVTCTDIEATERIIVKGELKTEYDFDKAPADVLKAFNHSYNQVST; encoded by the coding sequence ATGGTAAAAAAACAAAAGCGTCGAAAAATAAAATCCATGTCTTGGGCAAGAAAACTACTAATAGCTGTACTTTTAATTCTAGGTTTAGCATTGCTTTTTAACAAACCTATCCGAAATACATTAATTGCTCGAAACTCTAATAAATATCAAGTAACGAAAGTTTCGAAAAAACAAATCAAAAAGAATAAAGAGGCTAAGTCAACATTTGATTTCCAAGCCGTAGAGCCAGTTAGTACAGAGAGTGTCTTGCAAGCACAAATGGCGGCTCAGCAACTTCCTGTTATAGGGGGCATTGCCATACCAGAGCTTGGCATTAATTTACCAATTTTTAAAGGTTTAGGAAATACTGAGCTTATTTATGGCGCAGGAACGATGAAAGAAGAACAAGTTATGGGAGGAGAAAATAATTATTCTCTTGCCAGTCATCATATTTTTGGAATTACAGGTTCATCTCAAATGCTCTTTTCGCCGCTTGAAAGAGCACAAAATGGGATGTCCATCTATTTAACAGATAAAGAAAAAATTTACGAATACATCATAAAAGATGTTTTCACGGTAGCTCCTGAACGCGTTGATGTTATCGATGATACAGCTGGTCTCAAAGAAGTGACTTTAGTGACTTGTACAGATATCGAAGCAACAGAACGTATTATTGTCAAAGGAGAACTAAAAACAGAATACGATTTTGATAAAGCGCCCGCCGATGTATTGAAAGCTTTTAATCATTCTTATAACCAAGTATCTACCTAG
- a CDS encoding VOC family protein, producing MKLNAIHHVAIIVSDYHLSKDFYVNKLGFEIIRENYRPDKHDYKLDLSCGRIELEIFGKVTSDPNYQAPPKRVSEPEFKSEACGLRHLAFRVTNIESYVDDLKSLGIPVEPIRHDDYTGEKMTFFFDPDGLPLELHE from the coding sequence ATGAAACTAAATGCCATTCATCACGTTGCTATTATTGTATCTGATTATCATCTGTCAAAAGATTTTTATGTGAATAAACTCGGATTTGAAATTATCAGAGAAAATTATCGTCCTGACAAGCATGATTACAAATTAGATTTATCTTGTGGTCGTATTGAATTGGAGATTTTTGGTAAGGTGACAAGTGACCCCAACTATCAAGCTCCTCCTAAACGTGTAAGTGAACCAGAATTTAAAAGTGAGGCCTGTGGTTTGAGGCACCTTGCATTTCGTGTTACCAACATTGAGAGTTATGTAGATGATCTAAAGAGCTTAGGAATTCCAGTGGAGCCTATCAGGCATGATGATTACACAGGTGAGAAAATGACTTTCTTTTTTGATCCGGATGGTTTGCCTTTAGAATTACATGAATAG